In one window of Cystobacter fuscus DSM 2262 DNA:
- a CDS encoding FAD:protein FMN transferase, with translation MGQNGAMVLPALLVMLAATPEPRVRTETRPMMGTHVTVTLVGGTSRKAREGFDGAFAAFTRVNEVMNEWRPDSALSEVNRRAGDGSFVPVPEDLCAALRRAVRGAEQTGGLFDPTWAALRGLWRFGTELTPTLPDPAELKNRCALISYRGLEFAPEADGGGAGCGVRLARAGMQLGLGGLAKGWGVDQAVEKLRALGFRDFFVQAGGDFYAAGKKAGRPWKVGIREPRGEPGRVFAVLEVSDAAFSTSGDYENFFLLDGKRYHHIINPRTCYPAMASRSATILAPSAVDAEVLTKSVFILGGEAGLALAQKHGASAVVVTAEGEVLTSPGLRGKLRLTRGSEEPPR, from the coding sequence GTGGGACAGAACGGGGCCATGGTGCTCCCTGCCCTGCTGGTGATGTTGGCCGCCACGCCCGAGCCGCGCGTGCGCACCGAGACGCGCCCGATGATGGGGACGCACGTGACGGTGACGCTGGTGGGAGGCACGTCCCGAAAGGCGCGGGAGGGCTTCGACGGGGCCTTCGCGGCCTTCACCCGGGTCAACGAGGTGATGAACGAGTGGCGGCCGGACAGCGCGCTCTCGGAGGTGAACCGGCGGGCGGGAGACGGGAGCTTCGTGCCGGTGCCCGAGGACCTGTGCGCGGCGCTGCGGCGCGCGGTGCGGGGAGCGGAGCAGACCGGCGGGCTGTTCGATCCAACATGGGCCGCGCTGCGGGGACTGTGGCGCTTCGGTACGGAGCTGACGCCCACCCTGCCCGATCCGGCCGAGCTGAAGAACCGCTGCGCGCTCATCTCCTACCGGGGCCTGGAGTTCGCCCCGGAGGCGGACGGAGGCGGCGCGGGGTGTGGGGTGCGGCTCGCGCGCGCGGGGATGCAGCTCGGGCTGGGAGGACTGGCGAAGGGCTGGGGGGTGGACCAGGCGGTGGAGAAGCTCCGGGCGCTGGGCTTCCGGGACTTCTTCGTGCAGGCGGGCGGGGACTTCTACGCGGCGGGGAAGAAGGCGGGCCGGCCGTGGAAGGTGGGCATCCGGGAGCCCCGGGGCGAGCCGGGCCGCGTCTTCGCGGTGCTGGAGGTCTCCGACGCGGCGTTCTCGACGAGCGGGGACTACGAGAACTTCTTCCTCCTGGACGGCAAGCGCTACCACCACATCATCAATCCCCGGACGTGCTACCCGGCCATGGCCTCGCGCTCGGCGACGATCCTCGCGCCGAGCGCGGTGGACGCGGAGGTGCTGACCAAGTCCGTCTTCATCCTCGGGGGCGAGGCGGGACTGGCGCTCGCGCAGAAGCACGGCGCCTCCGCCGTGGTGGTGACCGCGGAGGGAGAGGTGCTCACCTCGCCCGGGCTGCGCGGGAAGTTGCGGCTGACGCGGGGCTCGGAGGAACCACCGCGCTAA